Sequence from the Aquificaceae bacterium genome:
GGCTTAACTTTGAAAGATGTGCCATGCTAAGAGACCAAATACAGGCTTTGGAAAACCTCTCTAAGGGTCAAAGGGTCTCTGGGCTTGAATATGGTAATGCGGATATTCTTTACGCTATGGGTAGGGTTTTGGGTGTTTTTCTCATTAGGTCTGGAAGGCTTGTGGACAAGCAAGTTTTTGTCCTTGAGAGGGAAGAAGAGCTTGAGGAGTTTTTGCTGGGATTTTACTACACGAGCCCTTTGCCTCAAAACCTGCTTGTGAACTTTGAACTTTCGGAGGAAACCCTATGGTGGCTCTCTCAAAGAGGAAACTTTGAGCTAAGAAGGGATATAAGCCCAGAGCTTGAGGAACTCATAAGGGAAAACCTTGGACACCATCTTGACCCTGTGGTTCTTAGGGAGGAATTTCATAGGGTGCTACGCATTCCAATGCCAGAGAGAATAGAGGGTTTTGATATTTCTCACTTTTATGGTGAATACACTGTTGGTTCTTGCGTAGTGTGGGAAAGGGGAAGCATGAACAAAAGAGCTTATAGAAGATACAGAATAAAGAGCTTTGAAGGGATAGATGACTATAGAGCTTTGGAAGAAGTCCTTTCACGGAGAGCAAGAAGGCTAAAGGAAGGCGAGGAAAAAATGCCAGACCTTTGGCTCATAGACGGAGGCTACGGACAGCTCAATGTTGCTATAAGAGTGAGAGACAAATTTTCCTTACCAATAAAGGTCTATGCCCTTGCAAAGGAGGAGGAAATTCTTATCTCGGAGGAAAGAAAAGAAGTAAGGCTGACCCAACATCCTATTTTATACAGAGTCTTTGGGCTAATTAGGGACGAGGCACACAGGTTTGCACTTACCTACAATAGGAAATTAAGACTAAAGGAGGGTCTTAAGGACACCTTGGATAAGGTGAAAGGTATAGGAGAAGTAAAGAAAAGGCTCATATACAGGAATTTTGAAAACCTATACGAGTTTCTAAAAGCGGACGAGGGAACTTTAAGGAGGCTGGGTATAAGCCCCACTCTCAAGCAGGAAGTAGAAAGGTATCTCAAAGATTAAAAAGGTATAATATAAATCATCACCTTTTGAAAGGAGGCACGCATGGCAAAGGGAACAGTCGCTTACAAAATACTAAAGGAGCACCTTGTGAGCGGAAAGCTAATACCCGGTGAGGAGATAGCCATAAAGATAGACCAAACCCTCACACAGGATGCAACTGGAACTATGGCTTATCTCCAGTTTGAAGCAATGGGAGTGGATAGGGTCAAAACGGAGCTTTCTGTTAGCTACATAGACCACAATATGCTACAAACGGACTTTAGAAACCCAGATGACCATAAATATCTTATGAGCATTGCCAAAAGGTATGGCATATGGCTTTCCAAACCCGGTAATGGTATATGTCATCAAGTTCATGTGGAAAGGTTTGCAAAGCCTGGAAAAACACTTCTTGGCTCAGACTCTCACACACCTACCTCTGGCGGTGTGGGTATGATAGCCATAGGTGCGGGTGGTCTTGACGTGGCTGCGGCGATGGCTGGTGAACCCTTTTATCTAAAAATGCCAAAGATAGTAGGTGTAAAGCTAACTGGTAAGATGCCAGAGTGGGTAACCGCAAAGGATATAATTCTTGAGCTCTTAAGAAGGTTAACGGTAAAGGGTGGTGTAGGAAAGATTTTTGAATACTTTGGAGAGGGTATAAAAGAGCTTTCTGTGCCAGAGAGGGCAACCATAACCAACATGGGAGCGGAGCTTGGTGCAACCACTTCTATATTTCCATCTGATGAGATAACAAGGGCGTATCTTAAAGCTCAAGGCAGGGAGCAGGACTGGATAGAGCTTTTGCCAGACCCAGATGCGGAGTATGATGAAGTAATTGAGATAAACCTTTCTGAGCTTGAACCACTAATAGCCTGCCCTCATTCACCCGACAATGTGGTGCCTGTGAGAGAAGTGGAAGGTATAAAGGTAGACCAGGTAGTAATAGGCTCTTGCACAAACTCCTCCTTTGTGGACCTTACAAGAGCAGGCAAGATGCTTGAAGGAAGGAAGGTTCATCCAGATGTTATATTTGCGGTAGCCCCTGGCTCAAAGCAAGCCCTTGAGCTTATAACTCAGAATGGTATTCTCCTTAACTTTCTAAAGGCAGGAGCGAGGATATTGGAAAGTGCCTGTGGTCCATGCATAGGTATGGGATACGCGCCACCAAGCGGTGGAGTGTCCATTAGGAGCTTTAACAGAAACTTTGAAGGAAGGTCTGGCACGCCCGATGCGAAAGTATACCTTGCATCTCCAGAGGTTTGTGTAGCCTGTGCCATAGCGGGAGAGATAATAGACCCAAGAAAATTAGCAGAGAGAGAGGGTATAAAGTGGATAAGAGTGGAGCTACCAGAAAGATTTCCATACGGCGATGAAGCCTTTATACCACCACTGCCTGAAGAAGAGGCGAGAAAGGTGGAAATATACAGAGGTCCAAACATAAAGCCTCTACCTGAGTTTGACGAAATGCCAGAGCTCATAGAGGGAGAAGTAAGCCTTATAGTGGGAGACAACATAACCACAGACCACATAATGCCCGCAGGTGCAAAAATACTACCCCTTAGGTCTAACATCTACGCCATAAGCGAGTATGTTTACCACTACGTAGACCCAGAGTTCGTCTCAAGAGCCAAGAAGATAAGGGATGAGAAAGGAAAAGCCAACATAATAATAGGTGGTGAAAATTACGGTCAAGGCTCATCCAGAGAACATGCAGCACTTGCTCCCAGATTTCTTGGAGTGCGTGCGGTTATAGCAAAGTCTTTTGCAAGGATACACCATGCAAATCTTGTAAACTTTGGCATAGTGCCCTTGGAATTTGTAAACAAAGAGGACTACAGCAAGTTCTCTCTGGGTGATGAGATAGAAATACCAGAGCTCACTCAAAGACTACGGGCTGGACAGGAGGTGGTGGTTATAAACAAGACCACGGGAGAGCAGATAGTATGCAAATACAGCCTAACACCTAAGCAAGTTTCTGTGCTATTGGCAGGTGGACTGCTTAATTGGATAAAGAAAAAACAAAAGGTGGAAGTATGAGCAAGTGGCTCTTAGCCCTGGTTTTGTGCCTTAGCGTAGTGCAAGCAAAGGAAGTGCCTTTTACCTTAGAGGACAGAGATAGGCTCATTAGAATGGAGGCAGAGCTAAAAGCTCTCAGTAAAAGTGTGGATACTCGCTTTGAGGAAATGAACAAGCGTATAGACGAAGTAAACCGCAAGATAGACATGCTTTTCAACTTTTTGTGGATAATTACTGGCATATTTACTACCATAACGGTGGCTACTATAGGCTTTGCCATATGGGACAGAAGAACTACACTAAAGCCTTTTGAGGATAAAATAAGGAAGCTGGAAGATAAGGACAAAGCTTTTCTTGAAGCTTTAAAAAGCCTCGCAGAAGAAGACAAGAAGGTGTATGAAATCCTAAGGAAGTATAACATGCTGTAAAGGAGGGTTACCATGAAGCTACGCAAGGTGGTGTCTGTAATAGGTGCAGGGAATGTAGGTGAGCATACCGCAAGCCTTTTGGCTTTGAGAGGTCTTGTGGATGTGCGTATGTTTGACCTGCCAAAGAAGGATGGAGACAGAATAATTGAGCCCGTTAAAGGCAAAGCCCTTGACATTCAGCAAATGCTTTCCGCATTGAACATTAACGGAAGAGTGGAAGGCTATACAGTAACACCAGAAGGTGAAGGCTACGAAGCCTTAAAGGACAGCGACCTTATTGTTATAACCGCTGGCTTTCCAAGAAGACCTGGCATGTCAAGGGAAGACCTACTGGAAAAAAACATCTCCATCCTCTCGGTTATAGCAGGCAAAATAAAGGAATACGCACCTAAGGCTATAGTTATAGTAGTTACCAACCCGGTAGACCTTATGACCTATGCGGTATATAAAATTCTTGGCTTTGAGAAAAACAGGGTTATGGGTATGGCTGGTGTGCTTGACTCTGCTCGCTTCAAAACCTTTATATCAAGGGAAATATGTATATCGCCACAGGATATAAACGCTTATGTTATAGGTGGTCATGGTGATGAAATGGTTCCTCTCATATCTATTTCTAACGTGGGAGGCATA
This genomic interval carries:
- the uvrC gene encoding excinuclease ABC subunit UvrC — translated: MLSLEELQKAPEKPGVYLFKRGNRPIYIGKAKNLRDRLLQHYKLAEKDSKEKAIIENSTSVEWVITRNTFEALTLEVDLIQLHKPRYNVLHKYGGGYPLLLLTDEPYPTVRVVRGTEHRGQLFGPFFSTSKAKKVKRLIHKLFKLRTCDPMPERKEPCMDYHLGLCSGPCCGLIDKESYKLSVKSTIALLSGEVSEVLEELYQKIEEEMQRLNFERCAMLRDQIQALENLSKGQRVSGLEYGNADILYAMGRVLGVFLIRSGRLVDKQVFVLEREEELEEFLLGFYYTSPLPQNLLVNFELSEETLWWLSQRGNFELRRDISPELEELIRENLGHHLDPVVLREEFHRVLRIPMPERIEGFDISHFYGEYTVGSCVVWERGSMNKRAYRRYRIKSFEGIDDYRALEEVLSRRARRLKEGEEKMPDLWLIDGGYGQLNVAIRVRDKFSLPIKVYALAKEEEILISEERKEVRLTQHPILYRVFGLIRDEAHRFALTYNRKLRLKEGLKDTLDKVKGIGEVKKRLIYRNFENLYEFLKADEGTLRRLGISPTLKQEVERYLKD
- a CDS encoding aconitate hydratase; the protein is MAKGTVAYKILKEHLVSGKLIPGEEIAIKIDQTLTQDATGTMAYLQFEAMGVDRVKTELSVSYIDHNMLQTDFRNPDDHKYLMSIAKRYGIWLSKPGNGICHQVHVERFAKPGKTLLGSDSHTPTSGGVGMIAIGAGGLDVAAAMAGEPFYLKMPKIVGVKLTGKMPEWVTAKDIILELLRRLTVKGGVGKIFEYFGEGIKELSVPERATITNMGAELGATTSIFPSDEITRAYLKAQGREQDWIELLPDPDAEYDEVIEINLSELEPLIACPHSPDNVVPVREVEGIKVDQVVIGSCTNSSFVDLTRAGKMLEGRKVHPDVIFAVAPGSKQALELITQNGILLNFLKAGARILESACGPCIGMGYAPPSGGVSIRSFNRNFEGRSGTPDAKVYLASPEVCVACAIAGEIIDPRKLAEREGIKWIRVELPERFPYGDEAFIPPLPEEEARKVEIYRGPNIKPLPEFDEMPELIEGEVSLIVGDNITTDHIMPAGAKILPLRSNIYAISEYVYHYVDPEFVSRAKKIRDEKGKANIIIGGENYGQGSSREHAALAPRFLGVRAVIAKSFARIHHANLVNFGIVPLEFVNKEDYSKFSLGDEIEIPELTQRLRAGQEVVVINKTTGEQIVCKYSLTPKQVSVLLAGGLLNWIKKKQKVEV
- a CDS encoding malate dehydrogenase is translated as MKLRKVVSVIGAGNVGEHTASLLALRGLVDVRMFDLPKKDGDRIIEPVKGKALDIQQMLSALNINGRVEGYTVTPEGEGYEALKDSDLIVITAGFPRRPGMSREDLLEKNISILSVIAGKIKEYAPKAIVIVVTNPVDLMTYAVYKILGFEKNRVMGMAGVLDSARFKTFISREICISPQDINAYVIGGHGDEMVPLISISNVGGIPLKDMLPKEKIQELIKRTQFGGGEIVDLMGTSAYHAPAASIVEMVEAIVTDNKRILPCSVYLDGEVGKYYEAEGLCVGVPVKLGNNGVEEVIKIPMIEEEREMWKRSVESVRKNIAIVEELLNARSAL